Proteins from a single region of Carassius gibelio isolate Cgi1373 ecotype wild population from Czech Republic chromosome A5, carGib1.2-hapl.c, whole genome shotgun sequence:
- the LOC128014854 gene encoding tenascin, giving the protein MGSGGLTFSCLVLATLMTLNHAGLVKKMIRHRREALTIPGIHNVTLPSSSQPVVFNHVYNIKVPGSSLCSVDLDSSLGSDLEQKDAPSGSEETDHTLDGGNQIVFTHRINVPKQACGCTEGLPHLKELLNRLEMLEGEMLTLREHCAKETTCCSIQATGDVGTKPFCSGRGNYSTEACGCICEPGWKGPNCTIPDCPRDCNDQGRCINGKCECFAGFTGADCSEETCLVDCGENGRCINGACVCNEEFSGDDCTETDCLNNCLGHGRCVESECVCDEHWTGFDCSELICPHDCYDRGRCDNGTCYCDKGYTGEDCGALACSNDCSGRGFCIDGRCVCDAGYSGEDCSRLTCPNDCNQRGRCFNGMCICETGYFGEDCGKLSCPDSCNGRGRCIDGRCECDVGFKGHDCSEFSCPNDCNKRGRCVNGQCVCEEGFGGEDCSVKTCKSDCYGQGQCVDGKCICFANFAGEDCSELSCPSNCLNRGRCVTGQCVCDEGFTGEDCGQRKCPNDCLSRGRCMEGQCICQEGFEGLDCSVPTCPGNCNNHGRCFNGKCVCDEGFAGDVCGERSCPNDCNGAGQCLDGRCVCDEGYIGKDCSEVSPPEDLTITDVTTEKVNLSWKNEMLVTEYLVTHVPTSPGGRQLDFHVPGDRTSATVSELEPGIEYFISVYAILNNKKSIPVSTRVSTYLPQPEGLKFKSISDTSVEVLWDQLDFPFDAWELIFRNKKEENGKIVNNLTPSQTNFEQPGLVPGQEYEVTLSVIKNNTRGPETSSTVVTRIDSPGQIDVGDVTDRSAVVSWSRPVAQVDGFRVSYGPSTDPLVHRDVDLLATDTQYSLEDLEPDTEYRVSLSSKRGDVSSEPIFESFITGLDAPTDLRAVNQTDNSITLEWKNSRSSIDGYRIKYSPIKGGVHGEDMFPKRAGDTTWATITGLKPGTEYGIGVTAIQNERESEPATTNTLTDLDRPRDLEVRDSTETTLELVWKRPRAKISIYKLAFVSADGRREEVELPASTTGYTLSSLSPGVHYTITLVAERGRRRSAPVTVTASTGLGALRDLGFSDITDTTAVVSWTRPRSQPDSHRITYISIQGGAPVMLTADGSQSQVSLMNLIPGETYQVSVVAVKGLEESEPVSNTFTTALDAARGLIAVNVTDTKALLLWQPAVATVDGYVITYSADTVPQISEQVSGNTVEFEMSSLAPATHYTVNVYAIRNREKSAPATTDFSTDVDAPRDLVASNIQTDSAVLSWTPPRAAITAYILTFEPSDGDVRELNLDLSVTSHALSDLRSSTEHTVRLQAVSEDKRSTQTSSVFSTAGMRFRNTKDCSEALLNGETSSGPYTIYISGDEKQPVRVYCDMSTDGGGWMVFVRRQSGKLDFYRNWRNYSAGFGDTSDEFWLGLSNLHRITSAGQYELRVDLRDGQESVFAVYDTFYIADPRSRYKILIGAYSGTAGDSLSYHQNRPFSTYDNDNDIAVTNCALSYKGAFWYKNCHRVNLMGKYGDSSHSKGINWFHWKGHEHSIPFAEMKIRPVNFRNLEGRRTRT; this is encoded by the exons ATGGGTTCAGGAGGCCTGACATTCAGCTGTTTGGTTTTGGCAACCCTGATGACTTTAAATCATGCCGGCCTGGTAAAGAAGATGATCAGACACCGGCGGGAAGCTCTGACGATTCCCGGCATACACAACGTAACCCTTCCAAGCTCTTCTCAACCGGTCGTTTTTAACCATGTCTACAACATCAAAGTTCCCGGTAGCTCTCTGTGCTCAGTGGATCTGGACTCTTCTCTCGGTTCGGATCTTGAGCAGAAGGATGCTCCATCTGGCTCAGAAGAAACAGATCACACGTTAGATGGTGGTAATCAGATCGTCTTTACCCATCGCATCAACGTCCCCAAGCAGGCGTGTGGCTGTACGGAGGGACTGCCGCACCTGAAGGAGCTCCTGAATCGGCTGGAGATGTTGGAGGGCGAGATGTTGACACTCAGAGAGCACTGCGCCAAAGAAACCACCTGCTGCAGCATTCAGGCCACAG GTGATGTAGGAACGAAGCCTTTCTGCAGCGGCCGTGGAAACTACAGCACGGAGGCCTGCGGCTGTATATGTGAGCCCGGATGGAAGGGCCCCAACTGCACCATTCCCGACTGTCCCAGAGATTGCAATGACCAGGGCCGCTGCATTAACGGAAAGTGTGAGTGTTTCGCTGGCTTCACGGGTGCGGACTGTAGCGAGGAGACCTGTCTGGTTGACTGCGGTGAGAACGGACGTTGCATCAATGGAGCATGTGTTTGCAATGAAGAATTCTCTGGGGATGATTGCACGGAGACGGATTGTCTCAACAACTGTTTGGGACACGGCCGCTGCGTTGAAAGTGAGTGTGTTTGCGACGAGCACTGGACTGGATTCGATTGCTCTGAGCTAATCTGTCCGCATGACTGCTACGACCGTGGACGATGTGACAACGGGACTTGTTATTGTGATAAAGGCTACACCGGAGAGGACTGCGGGGCACTCGCTTGTTCAAACGACTGCTCGGGACGAGGTTTTTGTATTGACGGCCGCTGTGTGTGCGACGCCGGCTACTCCGGTGAGGATTGTTCAAGGTTGACCTGTCCAAATGACTGCAACCAAAGAGGGCGATGTTTCAACGGCATGTGCATTTGTGAAACAGGTTATTTCGGAGAGGACTGCGGGAAGCTCTCCTGCCCGGATAGCTGCAATGGTAGAGGGCGCTGCATTGATGGTCGTTGCGAATGTGACGTCGGATTTAAAGGTCATGATTGTTCAGAGTTTAGCTGCCCCAATGATTGTAACAAACGAGGGCGCTGCGTTAACGGCCAGTGTGTTTGTGAAGAGGGATTTGGTGGCGAGGACTGCAGCGTCAAAACTTGCAAGTCAGACTGCTATGGCCAAGGCCAGTGTGTGGATGGGAAATGCATTTGCTTTGCAAACTTTGCCGGCGAAGACTGCAGTGAATTGAGCTGCCCGAGCAACTGCCTGAACCGTGGACGTTGCGTCACAGGGCAATGCGTTTGCGACGAAGGCTTCACTGGAGAGGACTGCGGTCAGAGGAAGTGTCCAAACGACTGCCTCAGCCGTGGACGATGCATGGAGGGACAGTGCATTTGCCAGGAGGGTTTTGAGGGCCTGGATTGCTCCGTTCCCACCTGTCCTGGAAACTGCAATAATCATGGGCGCTGTTTCAAtgggaaatgtgtgtgtgatgaggGATTCGCTGGTGATGTCTGTGGAGAACGAAGCTGTCCGAATGATTGCAATGGTGCGGGGCAATGTTTGGACGGCCGCTGTGTATGCGATGAAGGCTACATTGGAAAGGATTGCTCAGAAG TCTCACCACCGGAGGACCTGACCATTACAGATGTGACCACAGAGAAGGTGAACCTCTCCTGGAAGAACGAGATGCTGGTGACGGAGTATTTGGTTACACACGTCCCAACGTCACCAGGCGGCCGGCAGTTGGACTTCCATGTGCCTGGAGATCGTACGTCTGCTACCGTCTCTGAGCTGGAGCCGGGAATCGAGTATTTCATCAGCGTTTATGCCATCCTCAACAACAAGAAGAGCATTCCTGTCAGCACCAGAGTGTCCACAT ATCTACCGCAGCCCGAGGGCCTGAAGTTTAAATCCATCAGTGATACGTCTGTGGAGGTTTTGTGGGACCAGCTGGACTTTCCATTTGACGCCTGGGAGCTCATCTTTCGTAACAAG AAAGAAGAAAACGGGAAGATTGTGAACAATCTGACACCTTCCCAAACCAACTTTGAGCAGCCGGGACTCGTCCCCGGCCAGGAATATGAAGTCACTTTGTCCGTCATTAAGAACAACACCAGAGGACCCGAAACCAGCTCCACTGTAGTAACAA GAATCGATTCTCCGGGGCAGATTGATGTTGGCGATGTGACAGACCGGTCTGCAGTGGTCTCCTGGTCCAGGCCTGTGGCTCAGGTGGACGGGTTCAGGGTGTCGTACGGGCCGAGCACTGACCCATTAGTCCATCGAGATGTCGACCTCCTGGCCACAGACACACAGTACAGCCTGGAAGACCTGGAACCAGACACTGAATACAGAGTGTCTCTCAGTTCAAAGAGGGGAGACGTGAGCAGCGAGCCCATCTTTGAGAGCTTCATCACGG GTCTGGATGCCCCCACTGACCTCAGAGCTGTTAACCAGACTGACAACAGCATCACACTGGAATGGAAAAACAGCCGTTCATCCATCGACGGATACCGTATCAAGTACAGTCCGATCAAAGGAGGTGTTCATGGTGAAGACATGTTCCCTAAAAGAGCAGGAGACACAACATGGGCTACAATTACAG GCCTGAAGCCTGGAACGGAGTACGGTATTGGAGTCACAGCCATTCAGAACGAAAGAGAGAGTGAGCCAGCGACCACAAACACACTGACCG ATCTGGATCGTCCACGAGACTTGGAAGTGCGAGACTCCACCGAAACCACCCTGGAACTGGTCTGGAAGAGGCCCAGGGCCAAGATCTCCATCTACAAGCTAGCGTTTGTCTCTGCCGACGGCCGACGGGAAGAAGTCGAGCTGCCTGCTAGCACAACCGGCTACACCCTGAGCAGCTTGAGCCCTGGCGTGCACTACACCATCACCCTCGTGGCAGAACGCGGACGGAGGAGAAGTGCTCCTGTCACCGTCACCGCATCCACAG GCCTTGGAGCTCTACGGGACCTTGGTTTCTCCGACATCACGGACACAACGGCTGTAGTTTCCTGGACTCGACCTCGATCCCAACCAGACTCCCACAGAATCACTTACATCTCCATCCAAGGAG GTGCTCCTGTGATGTTGACGGCGGACGGGTCACAGTCTCAGGTTTCCCTGATGAATCTGATTCCTGGAGAGACGTATCAGGTGTCAGTTGTTGCAGTGAAAGGTCTGGAGGAGAGCGAACCAGTGTCCAACACTTTCACTACAG CCCTGGATGCAGCACGTGGCCTGATTGCTGTCAATGTCACCGACACAAAGGCACTGTTGCTGTGGCAACCTGCCGTGGCGACCGTGGATGGATATGTGATCACATACAGCGCAGACACTG TGCCACAGATATCAGAGCAGGTTTCTGGGAACACGGTTGAGTTTGAGATGAGTTCACTGGCTCCAGCAACTCATTACACTGTTAATGTGTATGCCATCAGAAACAGGGAGAAAAGTGCTCCAGCGACCACAGACTTCAGCACAG ATGTGGACGCTCCGCGTGATCTGGTTGCCAGTAATATTCAGACAGACAGCGCCGTTCTCAGCTGGACGCCGCCGCGGGCCGCCATCACCGCATACATCCTGACCTTTGAACCATCTGACGGGGATGTCAGG GAGCTGAATCTGGATCTGTCTGTGACCTCACACGCTCTGTCTGATCTGAGGAGCAGCACTGAACACACAGTTCGACTGCAGGCCGTCTCTGAGGACAAGAGGAGCACACAGACCAGCTCCGTCTTCAGCACAG CTGGCATGCGCTTCAGGAACACCAAGGACTGCTCAGAAGCTCTGCTGAACGGAGAGACTTCCTCCGGTCCGTACACCATTTACATCAGCGGAGACGAGAAGCAGCCCGTCCGAGTTTACTGTGACATGAGCACCGACGGCGGTGGCTGGATG GTGTTCGTTCGGCGTCAGAGCGGAAAGCTGGATTTCTACAGGAACTGGAGGAACTACTCTGCAGGATTCGGTGACACGAGCGATGAGTTCTGGCTCG GACTTTCAAATCTTCACAGAATCACCTCAGCAGGTCAGTACGAGCTGCGCGTGGACCTGCGTGACGGACAGGAGAGTGTGTTTGCAGTCTACGATACATTTTACATCGCAGATCCTCGTTCCCGCTACAAGATCCTGATTGGTGCATACAGTGGCACCGCAG GTGATTCATTGTCATATCACCAGAACAGACCCTTCTCCACCTATGACAATGACAATGACATTGCGGTCACCAACTGTGCCCTGTCCTACAAGGGAGCGTTCTGGTATAAAAACTGCCACCGAGTGAACCTGATGGGGAAATATGGAGACAGCAGTCACAGCAAA GGGATCAACTGGTTCCACTGGAAAGGCCATGAGCATTCGATTCCATTCGCGGAGATGAAGATCCGGCCAGTCAATTTCAGAAACTTGGAAGGCAGACGGACAAGAACATAG